One Candidatus Hinthialibacter antarcticus DNA window includes the following coding sequences:
- a CDS encoding amylo-alpha-1,6-glucosidase, with amino-acid sequence MNLFTRLLTLLLLLSVSTSTFASSMSPTYAKAILEDERLDIVLKKAEEVLKSGATAGTSYGEVWIRDYATFIEIACRVRGAESIKDDLLIFFKFQGEDGNIIDGYIPVEKATGGYDYIESPLALEYRAHKNTVETDQETSLVQAVFLYVKSTGDRSILDETIGGKTVLDRMEFALDFLLTHRFTDKYGLLWGATTADWGDVQPGHPWGVVIDESTKYCVDVYDNAMFLTAIDNFIALLDDDAQRAEKWQAVRDQIAANLQKHLWDADNQKYYPHRYIDGSAFPDSFNENEIFYFGGTACAALAGALSQDELQQTLLQMKERQASCGAATLGLTMYPPYPDGYFKNPSMRPYSYQNGGDWTWFGGRMIQAMIQYGRVQEAYDELKPMLDRVIANDDFYEWYDIYNQPRGAKNYRGSAGVLGKSILMLRELADKQQAEAK; translated from the coding sequence ATGAATCTATTCACTCGCTTACTCACACTACTACTCTTGCTTTCCGTTTCGACTTCAACCTTCGCATCGAGCATGTCCCCGACCTATGCAAAGGCGATTCTAGAAGACGAACGATTGGACATCGTACTTAAAAAAGCCGAAGAGGTGCTCAAAAGCGGCGCCACGGCGGGAACCTCCTACGGCGAAGTTTGGATCCGCGACTACGCGACCTTTATCGAAATCGCCTGCCGGGTGCGTGGCGCCGAAAGCATCAAAGATGATTTGCTCATCTTCTTCAAATTCCAGGGCGAAGACGGCAACATCATTGACGGGTACATCCCGGTTGAAAAAGCCACTGGCGGGTATGACTACATCGAGTCTCCCTTAGCGCTCGAATATAGAGCGCATAAAAACACCGTCGAAACCGACCAGGAAACCTCGCTGGTCCAAGCCGTGTTTCTCTACGTCAAATCCACCGGCGACCGTTCGATTCTTGATGAAACCATCGGCGGCAAGACGGTGCTTGACCGCATGGAATTCGCCTTGGACTTTCTACTCACCCATCGCTTTACCGATAAGTACGGTTTGCTCTGGGGCGCAACTACGGCGGATTGGGGCGACGTGCAGCCCGGGCACCCTTGGGGCGTGGTGATTGATGAATCGACAAAATATTGCGTGGATGTGTATGACAACGCCATGTTTCTGACCGCGATTGACAATTTTATCGCGCTGCTCGACGACGACGCGCAGCGGGCCGAAAAATGGCAGGCCGTCCGCGATCAAATCGCCGCGAACCTGCAAAAACACCTGTGGGACGCAGACAATCAAAAATATTATCCCCACCGTTACATCGACGGCTCGGCTTTTCCTGACTCGTTTAACGAAAATGAAATTTTTTACTTCGGCGGGACCGCCTGCGCGGCGTTGGCGGGCGCTCTCAGCCAGGACGAACTCCAGCAGACGCTGCTTCAGATGAAAGAACGCCAGGCGAGTTGCGGCGCCGCGACCTTGGGGCTGACGATGTATCCGCCTTATCCTGACGGCTATTTCAAAAACCCCAGCATGAGGCCCTATTCATACCAGAACGGCGGCGACTGGACCTGGTTTGGCGGACGCATGATCCAGGCGATGATTCAATATGGGCGGGTGCAAGAAGCCTATGACGAATTAAAGCCCATGCTAGACCGGGTAATCGCTAACGATGATTTTTATGAATGGTACGACATCTACAACCAGCCGCGCGGCGCGAAAAATTATCGCGGTTCGGCGGGCGTGTTGGGCAAGTCGATTCTCATGCTGCGCGAACTGGCGGACAAGCAACAGGCGGAAGCGAAGTAA
- the fliD gene encoding flagellar filament capping protein FliD — MSNFAIEGLISGFDTTALIDAILDIQVRGPISQIERRVEGEQQKLGSFQTLNANVLGLDVTSQGLRSTALFDTKSANSSNESILSASANSSASKGAFQVRVDNLAKADQVSSDIFLDANEEMGFSGDFLINGQKISVSASDTLQTISTQINASGSGANASVIQTAANQTKLVISAADTGVNRLEFRQVGTSSILDDLGLIGSGASVDYTVNADNNGALSDLFDPLTDTFDFTGKSITINDSGGQFALDVNFSGVLDLTGVASEINAASQTAGANISATVVTEGSEERLQISSATGIPSNFNDPDNVLFDLGIVGGVQSEDFTSSVLSVADILDLEGSTDSTFRITNGDGSTFIDVTVNFGTDSLVDIADKINTAATPPPPGSDISAQVITVGGISRLEISSASGNAIFSNDANNALSTLGVIDSDFKNYDQQGEDAQFTYNGITVNRKSNIVTDLVEGISIAMKEESSSFVTISVNEDYSQVENTVQSFVDSFNTVMGFIDEQTVFDPDGANGILFGNDTVRRLSNSLANSISSFIPNLPGLSLSKLNEGAGIDLGKIKITDRSGASAEINLNDARTVQDVLDAINLNEDIKVKASINQAGDSINLSDESGGFLKFSVEEVDGTTAADLGLLRQVSTNRIAGGIIGAGAGRTSLASIGIELSATGELTFDTTKLSQALNDNPELVKNLFTASKVGFGNVFQDSLKTFTAFGTGILDSAEKAIVDNIERQIVRIEGIEERAAIQEQVLRKRFTALEVTLSQSQQITQTLTQAFSSGR, encoded by the coding sequence ATGAGCAATTTCGCGATTGAGGGTCTTATATCCGGTTTTGACACAACCGCGTTGATCGACGCCATTCTCGACATTCAGGTTCGAGGGCCGATCTCACAAATCGAAAGACGCGTAGAAGGCGAGCAGCAGAAATTAGGCTCGTTTCAAACGTTGAATGCCAATGTGTTAGGGCTTGACGTTACCTCGCAAGGGCTGCGTTCTACCGCATTGTTTGATACCAAATCGGCGAATTCGTCGAATGAATCGATTTTGTCAGCCAGCGCCAACAGTTCTGCATCAAAAGGCGCATTTCAGGTGCGCGTCGATAATCTTGCCAAAGCTGACCAGGTTTCTTCCGACATATTTCTCGATGCCAATGAAGAGATGGGTTTTTCCGGCGATTTTTTAATTAATGGACAAAAAATCAGCGTTAGCGCTAGCGATACGTTGCAGACCATTTCAACTCAGATCAACGCATCCGGCTCAGGCGCAAACGCTTCAGTGATTCAAACCGCCGCAAACCAAACCAAACTGGTGATTTCTGCTGCTGATACGGGCGTGAACCGGTTGGAATTTCGCCAAGTCGGCACGTCATCTATTTTAGACGACCTTGGCTTGATTGGTTCGGGCGCGAGCGTTGATTATACAGTAAACGCTGACAACAACGGCGCACTGAGCGACTTGTTCGATCCGCTGACCGACACGTTTGATTTCACCGGAAAAAGCATCACCATCAATGATTCGGGCGGACAATTTGCGCTGGACGTGAACTTCAGCGGCGTGTTAGACCTGACAGGCGTCGCGAGTGAAATTAACGCGGCCTCTCAGACGGCAGGCGCGAATATTAGCGCAACGGTCGTGACTGAAGGTTCCGAAGAGCGTCTGCAAATCAGCAGCGCCACCGGCATCCCCAGCAATTTTAACGATCCAGATAATGTGTTATTTGATTTAGGCATTGTCGGCGGGGTCCAGAGCGAAGATTTTACATCTTCTGTTCTGTCTGTTGCAGACATTTTAGACTTAGAAGGCTCGACGGATTCTACGTTTCGGATTACCAACGGCGACGGTTCTACTTTCATTGACGTCACCGTCAATTTCGGTACGGATTCATTGGTCGATATCGCTGATAAAATTAATACGGCCGCCACGCCTCCGCCGCCGGGTTCAGATATCAGCGCTCAGGTTATCACCGTCGGCGGCATCTCCCGGTTGGAGATCAGCAGCGCGTCGGGCAATGCCATCTTCAGTAACGACGCCAATAACGCGCTAAGCACCTTGGGCGTGATTGACTCTGATTTTAAAAACTACGACCAACAAGGCGAAGACGCGCAATTTACCTACAACGGAATCACGGTCAATCGGAAAAGTAATATTGTGACCGACTTGGTTGAAGGCATATCGATTGCGATGAAAGAAGAGAGTTCTTCGTTTGTTACGATTTCAGTTAACGAAGATTATTCACAAGTCGAAAATACGGTGCAGAGTTTTGTCGATTCGTTCAATACGGTCATGGGTTTTATTGACGAACAGACGGTGTTTGATCCTGACGGCGCGAACGGCATTCTTTTCGGTAATGATACTGTGCGCCGGTTGTCGAACTCGTTGGCGAACTCAATCAGTTCCTTTATTCCCAACTTGCCGGGATTAAGCCTATCCAAACTTAACGAAGGCGCGGGGATTGATCTTGGCAAAATCAAAATTACGGACCGTTCGGGCGCCAGCGCAGAGATCAACTTGAATGATGCCAGAACGGTTCAAGATGTTCTCGACGCGATTAACTTAAACGAAGATATCAAAGTCAAAGCGTCAATCAACCAAGCGGGAGATTCAATTAACTTAAGCGATGAATCCGGCGGGTTTTTGAAATTTTCCGTAGAGGAAGTGGATGGCACGACTGCGGCTGATCTGGGCCTCTTGCGCCAGGTGTCAACCAACCGCATCGCAGGCGGAATTATTGGCGCCGGCGCCGGACGAACATCGCTTGCCTCGATTGGCATCGAATTGTCGGCGACGGGCGAGTTGACGTTTGATACCACGAAATTAAGCCAAGCCTTGAATGATAATCCTGAACTGGTGAAAAACCTGTTTACGGCTAGCAAGGTTGGTTTTGGCAACGTGTTTCAAGATTCACTAAAAACGTTTACCGCCTTTGGCACCGGTATTCTCGATTCGGCTGAAAAAGCGATTGTCGATAACATCGAACGGCAGATTGTTCGCATTGAAGGTATCGAAGAACGCGCTGCTATTCAAGAACAAGTTTTAAGAAAACGCTTCACTGCGCTCGAGGTCACGTTGTCTCAATCACAACAGATTACTCAGACGCTGACCCAGGCGTTTAGCAGCGGCCGTTAA
- a CDS encoding valine--tRNA ligase produces the protein MEISKRYDPRAARETWYQFWLDRDLFKADPNSDKPPFSIVIPPPNVTGRLHIGHALNNTLQDILCRWKRMEGFEVLWMPGTDHAGIATQNVVEKSLAKDNITRHDLGREKMLERIWEWKEEYGNAILHQLRYLGSSCDWSRTRFTMDEGCSHAVRRVFKKLFDDGYLYRGHYLVNWCPRCHTTLSDDEVEHIDKNGAFYHVHYPLADGSGHLTIATTRPETMLGDTAVAVHPEDERYQDIIGKEVILPLLERKIPVIADEYVDREFGTGALKITPGHDINDFEIGKRHNLEEINILTHDGAINENGGPYQGLDRFVARKKIVADLKEQGSLEKIDEMKHRVGSCYRCTTIVEPYLSEQWFVKMEPLMEEPIKAVRDGRIKFVPKNWENTYFSWVENVRDWPVSRQIWWGHRIPVWYCDDCGKMTVPLEDPDACDHCGSAKIKQDDDVLDTWFSSALWPFSTMGWPEETDELKKFYPTSVLVTGHDIIYFWVARMIMMGLYVQKDIPFSDVYITALVRDEQGRKMSKSLGNAIDPIDVIDEYGCDSVRFTLAIMAAQGRNINLAENRIEGYRNFTNKIWNAARLILTTVEDGETLGADLPDNLEWADRWVLSRLQHTIASARHGMEEYKFNETSESLYQFVWGEYCDWYLELIKPRLYGDDPAASRTVKQVAFKVLEISLRMLHPLVPFITEELWQTLKKLGVTEGDFESISQTEYPKAEEVRIDDALEAKVKLFQEMVYTIRNIRGELSIAPNVETRIEFKTATDAHDAFLQEYYQHITSLCKVNADLAAGRDLDANPAVSVGVVDGCEIRVHWPAEVQEKEIERLKKQVENLRGQLERRDKKLSNKGFVDKAPAEVVDAERARYAQDKDECDKLEEQLATLTK, from the coding sequence ATGGAAATTTCCAAACGCTACGACCCGCGCGCCGCGCGTGAAACCTGGTATCAATTCTGGCTCGACCGCGACCTGTTCAAAGCCGACCCGAATTCCGACAAGCCGCCCTTTTCGATTGTGATCCCGCCGCCCAACGTCACCGGGCGGCTGCACATCGGCCATGCGCTCAACAACACCCTGCAAGACATCCTCTGTCGTTGGAAGCGCATGGAAGGCTTCGAAGTGTTGTGGATGCCCGGCACCGACCACGCCGGAATCGCCACCCAGAACGTGGTGGAAAAGAGCCTCGCCAAAGATAATATCACCCGCCACGACCTGGGCCGCGAGAAGATGCTCGAACGCATCTGGGAATGGAAAGAAGAATACGGCAACGCCATTCTTCACCAGCTGCGCTACCTGGGGTCGTCATGCGACTGGTCGCGCACCCGCTTCACCATGGACGAAGGCTGCTCTCATGCAGTGCGCCGCGTGTTTAAAAAATTGTTCGATGACGGCTATCTCTATCGCGGGCATTATTTAGTCAACTGGTGCCCGCGCTGCCACACGACATTGTCAGACGACGAAGTGGAACACATCGACAAAAACGGCGCGTTTTATCATGTCCATTATCCGCTAGCCGACGGCAGCGGACATCTCACCATCGCCACCACCCGGCCCGAAACCATGTTGGGCGATACTGCTGTGGCGGTGCACCCCGAAGACGAACGCTATCAAGACATCATCGGTAAGGAAGTCATCCTGCCGTTGTTAGAACGCAAGATTCCCGTCATCGCCGACGAATACGTTGACCGCGAATTCGGTACCGGCGCGCTGAAAATCACCCCCGGCCATGACATCAACGACTTTGAAATCGGCAAGCGCCACAACCTGGAAGAGATCAACATTCTCACTCACGACGGCGCCATCAATGAAAACGGCGGGCCGTATCAGGGCCTCGACCGTTTCGTTGCGCGTAAGAAAATCGTCGCCGATCTGAAAGAACAAGGCTCACTCGAAAAGATCGACGAGATGAAACACCGCGTCGGCTCCTGTTATCGCTGCACCACCATCGTCGAGCCGTATCTCTCCGAACAGTGGTTCGTCAAGATGGAGCCGCTGATGGAGGAACCCATCAAAGCGGTGCGCGACGGGCGCATTAAGTTCGTTCCCAAAAACTGGGAGAACACCTATTTTTCCTGGGTGGAAAACGTGCGCGACTGGCCGGTCTCGCGCCAGATTTGGTGGGGGCACCGCATCCCGGTGTGGTATTGCGACGACTGCGGCAAGATGACGGTGCCGCTCGAAGACCCCGACGCCTGTGATCACTGCGGCAGCGCAAAGATCAAACAAGACGATGACGTACTCGACACCTGGTTTTCCTCAGCGCTGTGGCCTTTCTCAACCATGGGCTGGCCCGAAGAAACCGATGAACTGAAAAAATTCTACCCCACCAGCGTACTGGTCACCGGACACGACATCATTTATTTCTGGGTGGCGCGCATGATTATGATGGGGCTGTATGTGCAGAAAGACATCCCCTTCAGCGACGTGTACATCACCGCGTTGGTGCGCGACGAACAGGGCCGCAAGATGTCGAAGTCGCTGGGCAACGCCATCGACCCCATCGACGTGATCGACGAATACGGCTGCGACTCGGTGCGCTTCACGTTGGCGATCATGGCGGCGCAGGGACGCAACATCAATCTCGCCGAAAACCGTATCGAAGGCTACCGCAATTTCACCAATAAAATTTGGAACGCGGCGCGCTTGATTCTCACCACCGTCGAAGACGGCGAGACGCTGGGCGCTGACCTGCCCGATAACCTTGAGTGGGCCGACCGTTGGGTTCTCTCGCGGCTGCAACACACCATCGCTTCCGCCCGTCATGGCATGGAAGAATATAAATTCAACGAGACCTCCGAGTCGCTCTATCAATTTGTGTGGGGCGAGTATTGCGACTGGTATCTCGAACTCATCAAGCCGCGCCTGTACGGCGACGACCCCGCTGCTTCGCGCACTGTCAAGCAGGTTGCGTTCAAGGTGTTGGAAATCAGCCTGCGTATGCTCCATCCGCTGGTTCCCTTCATTACCGAAGAACTCTGGCAGACGCTCAAGAAACTCGGCGTCACCGAAGGCGACTTCGAAAGCATTTCGCAGACTGAATATCCCAAGGCCGAAGAAGTGCGTATTGACGACGCGCTCGAAGCCAAGGTCAAATTGTTTCAAGAGATGGTGTATACCATCCGTAATATTCGCGGCGAACTGTCGATTGCGCCCAATGTTGAAACCCGCATCGAGTTTAAAACCGCGACAGACGCGCACGATGCATTCTTGCAGGAGTATTACCAACACATCACATCGCTTTGCAAAGTGAATGCTGACTTGGCCGCCGGGCGCGACCTCGACGCCAACCCCGCTGTATCAGTCGGCGTGGTGGACGGCTGCGAAATTCGCGTACATTGGCCTGCCGAGGTGCAGGAGAAAGAGATCGAACGCCTCAAAAAGCAGGTCGAGAACCTGCGCGGACAACTCGAACGCCGCGATAAAAAACTTTCGAATAAGGGTTTCGTCGACAAAGCGCCCGCCGAGGTGGTCGACGCTGAACGCGCCCGCTATGCACAAGACAAAGACGAGTGCGATAAGTTAGAGGAACAACTGGCAACGCTGACGAAGTAA
- the fliS gene encoding flagellar export chaperone FliS yields the protein MAAQVDNPQQRYLKTQIETASQPQLLVMIFDAAVKKLHISKKAIQEKNIEKAHTELTKVQKIFTELMIALDLEKGGELGTNLLRIYDFLYHHLVKANIKQDIAMIDEAMPIVENLRSAWTEAVEKYTQEQQGDAPMVPNEKTAAKFDSMAAKLTKPKAPAATAPSAMKPKPPAYQPAAFSSPTPTSSEEERPRLNIQG from the coding sequence GTGGCGGCGCAAGTGGATAATCCGCAACAACGGTATTTGAAAACCCAGATCGAAACCGCAAGCCAACCACAGTTGTTGGTGATGATTTTTGATGCGGCCGTGAAAAAGTTGCATATATCAAAGAAAGCCATTCAAGAAAAAAACATCGAAAAAGCCCATACCGAACTGACCAAAGTCCAAAAAATTTTCACCGAACTGATGATCGCCCTGGACCTCGAAAAAGGCGGCGAACTGGGTACGAACCTTTTGCGGATTTATGATTTTTTATATCACCATCTGGTCAAAGCCAATATTAAGCAAGATATTGCCATGATTGACGAAGCCATGCCGATTGTGGAGAACTTGCGTTCGGCCTGGACGGAAGCAGTCGAGAAATATACTCAGGAACAACAGGGCGACGCGCCCATGGTTCCCAATGAAAAAACGGCGGCCAAGTTTGATAGTATGGCGGCCAAATTAACTAAGCCGAAAGCGCCTGCTGCGACCGCGCCCTCCGCGATGAAACCTAAACCCCCGGCTTATCAACCAGCGGCGTTTTCATCCCCAACGCCTACGAGTTCTGAAGAAGAACGTCCGCGTTTAAACATCCAAGGCTAG
- a CDS encoding flagellar protein FlaG, which yields MNVEPIKPNLDHVFTLSALHEEPLHSSRFSLETPTVEKSEPAAEPADKPVNRIEAASGLADHRVNFRFDEGSGRTIIRVVDSKTHEVLQEFPRNQILEITERMKSIMGVFFDREV from the coding sequence ATGAACGTGGAACCCATAAAACCCAATCTCGACCACGTTTTTACGCTGTCCGCCTTACACGAAGAGCCGCTTCACTCGTCGCGCTTTTCACTGGAAACACCCACCGTTGAGAAAAGCGAACCCGCTGCGGAACCTGCCGACAAGCCGGTGAACCGCATCGAAGCAGCCAGTGGATTGGCTGACCACCGGGTCAATTTCCGGTTTGACGAAGGGTCAGGACGCACCATCATTCGCGTGGTTGATTCAAAAACCCATGAAGTGCTGCAAGAGTTTCCCCGCAACCAAATTCTCGAAATTACCGAGAGAATGAAGTCAATCATGGGCGTATTTTTTGATCGCGAAGTCTAA
- a CDS encoding flagellin, translating into MTISRIVNNVASVNANRNLDNSQRALSKSIERLSSGLRINRAGDDAAGLTVANRLRTQVQGLNQAVTNASQGINLIATAEGALEETTTRLNRIRQLAVQSANTAVNDLGARRALQDEVFQSIDEVTRIANTTQFSSNFLLNGDFSIQSETIDGQEDIGLSVDASPVASTLGSGKSFLNIIKTIDGSSQIIAGDKKGETQVLNTGITNQTDFAVSMAFFSEGNLGVGSAVGSSTGINATTDVMVHTGGGAASKFFNGVSISRTDVFVYSGVLSDGVTQFNGSISATHVGAAITFAGFTSSINSSINAAEAALFGDSASVPDEYRTLATAEVGAAGRNASNAGRIRLSSENGELINQASLNITLVSSVGTINTSANGVTRSGEIGTDSALAGQGQVGNSITAITGSTFGAGQFDIQVEDVQAAQQRKVESTVTFRDGNGAILNRTVSLDGAGSGRTLELNGSFVNGVYTGGTTLASGDTVTLTGSNSDGTTFQSSFTFNTVPGAGDFDASFNDFTFSSISGLVSEMNFRTSNYGAAGTLGASTLTGGLENGNQTRFEDALFTFTANGSMQLVDDTGKDDSETAFTLTFDFQQKIDGAGVVTRNQSTVQDDALLQQEGFFESAAFRVDGGDAVRAKAGDVITLAAAEATVEGVPQEQLTFRVGSGFSAGVDKLETSQDQFVGKLNGGSEVTFTNGDQDVVFIDGNSGGTRGVAKFVTVDFDNVVDVTQRADGLPDAGRTVIISTVNSSLNFQVGANAGQAFRASIGDLRSENLGFGQGSGRTVSDIDITTIDGANEAIRIVDEALGQVNKTRSILGAATNRLEATISNLSVSAENLTAAESRIRDADIARESSDFTKNQVLLQAGVSILAQANFQSQSFLGLIG; encoded by the coding sequence ATGACTATTTCCAGAATCGTTAACAATGTAGCATCCGTCAATGCAAACCGAAATTTGGACAACTCCCAACGGGCGCTGTCTAAATCAATTGAACGCTTGTCATCAGGTTTACGCATCAACCGCGCCGGCGACGACGCAGCGGGTTTGACCGTTGCCAACCGTTTACGTACGCAAGTTCAAGGTTTGAACCAGGCGGTTACCAACGCTTCGCAGGGCATCAACTTGATCGCCACCGCAGAAGGCGCGTTGGAAGAAACCACAACACGCTTGAATCGTATCCGTCAGTTGGCCGTTCAGTCGGCGAACACGGCGGTTAACGATCTCGGCGCCCGTCGCGCTTTGCAGGACGAAGTCTTCCAGAGCATCGACGAAGTTACCCGTATTGCGAACACCACCCAATTCTCAAGCAACTTCTTGTTGAATGGCGACTTCTCCATTCAATCTGAAACGATTGATGGTCAGGAAGACATTGGTCTGAGCGTCGATGCGTCTCCCGTTGCTTCGACTTTAGGTAGCGGCAAATCGTTTTTGAACATTATTAAAACAATTGACGGATCCTCGCAGATTATCGCGGGCGACAAAAAAGGCGAAACGCAGGTATTGAACACAGGCATCACCAACCAAACTGACTTCGCCGTTAGTATGGCGTTCTTCTCAGAAGGCAACTTGGGCGTGGGTTCAGCGGTTGGTTCGTCTACGGGCATAAACGCCACGACGGATGTCATGGTTCACACTGGCGGCGGCGCCGCGAGTAAGTTCTTTAACGGCGTTTCAATTTCCCGTACTGACGTGTTTGTTTACAGCGGCGTGTTGTCAGACGGCGTAACCCAATTCAACGGTTCTATTAGCGCGACGCACGTTGGCGCTGCTATTACCTTCGCTGGCTTTACTTCATCGATCAATTCATCCATTAACGCTGCTGAAGCCGCCTTGTTTGGCGACTCTGCGTCTGTTCCTGATGAGTATCGCACCTTGGCGACTGCTGAAGTTGGGGCCGCGGGTCGAAATGCAAGCAATGCTGGTCGTATTCGCTTAAGCAGTGAAAACGGCGAATTGATTAACCAAGCCAGTTTGAATATCACATTGGTCAGTTCCGTTGGTACAATCAATACGTCAGCCAACGGCGTAACCCGTTCTGGCGAAATCGGTACTGACTCTGCATTGGCTGGACAAGGCCAGGTCGGCAACTCGATTACTGCGATCACTGGTTCAACCTTCGGCGCAGGGCAATTTGATATTCAAGTCGAAGACGTCCAGGCGGCGCAACAGCGTAAAGTTGAAAGCACTGTTACCTTCCGTGATGGTAACGGCGCGATTCTTAATCGTACCGTTTCGTTGGACGGCGCCGGTTCAGGCCGTACGCTGGAATTAAACGGTTCATTCGTTAACGGTGTTTACACAGGCGGTACCACGTTGGCTAGCGGCGACACCGTTACGTTGACCGGAAGCAACTCGGATGGAACCACCTTCCAGAGCTCCTTTACGTTTAACACCGTTCCGGGCGCTGGTGACTTTGACGCCAGTTTCAATGACTTCACCTTCTCCAGCATCTCCGGTCTTGTGAGCGAAATGAACTTCCGCACCAGTAATTATGGCGCGGCGGGTACATTGGGCGCTTCTACTCTGACTGGCGGCTTAGAGAACGGTAACCAAACACGCTTTGAGGATGCGCTCTTTACCTTTACAGCCAATGGCTCAATGCAATTGGTTGATGATACTGGTAAGGACGATTCAGAAACCGCCTTTACCCTGACCTTTGATTTCCAACAGAAAATTGATGGTGCAGGTGTTGTAACTCGTAACCAAAGCACGGTTCAGGATGACGCCCTTCTACAACAAGAAGGCTTCTTTGAATCGGCTGCGTTCCGTGTCGACGGCGGCGACGCCGTACGCGCCAAGGCGGGCGACGTAATCACACTGGCGGCGGCGGAAGCGACGGTTGAAGGCGTTCCGCAAGAGCAACTCACATTCCGCGTCGGCAGCGGCTTCTCAGCCGGCGTCGATAAGTTAGAAACGTCGCAAGACCAGTTTGTTGGTAAGTTGAACGGTGGTTCTGAAGTTACGTTCACTAACGGCGACCAGGACGTTGTCTTTATCGACGGTAACAGCGGCGGCACGCGAGGCGTGGCCAAGTTTGTGACGGTTGACTTCGATAACGTGGTTGACGTTACCCAACGGGCTGATGGTTTGCCTGATGCGGGCCGTACGGTCATCATCTCGACTGTCAACAGTTCGCTGAACTTCCAGGTCGGCGCGAATGCAGGCCAGGCGTTCAGGGCCAGTATCGGTGACTTGCGCTCTGAAAACCTCGGCTTCGGCCAGGGCAGCGGGCGTACGGTTTCTGATATTGATATCACCACCATCGACGGCGCGAATGAAGCCATCCGAATCGTGGACGAAGCGTTAGGGCAGGTCAACAAGACCCGTTCAATCCTCGGTGCGGCAACCAACCGTCTCGAAGCAACGATCTCAAACTTGAGCGTCAGTGCTGAAAACTTGACGGCGGCTGAATCGCGAATCCGTGATGCAGATATTGCCCGTGAATCCAGTGACTTTACCAAGAACCAGGTGCTCTTACAGGCAGGCGTATCGATTTTGGCCCAGGCCAACTTCCAAAGCCAGTCGTTCTTGGGACTTATCGGGTAA
- a CDS encoding DUF1080 domain-containing protein has product MKKFSLYLVAFALLAAPAFAQDGWHSLFDGKSLDGWKFSDKEGSFKVEDGAIVVNGLRSHLFYVGDVEKHNFKNFELKAKVMTFASANSGIYFHTEFQQDGWPSKGFESQINNSMKKEPRMTGSLYQVDDVNTDKLKELGAKDEVWFDYYIKVQGDNVLIKINDKVAVNWTQPKGFGGPDGSTGRVLSSGTFAIQAHDPGSKVLVKDIMVKPLK; this is encoded by the coding sequence ATGAAGAAATTTTCGTTGTACCTGGTCGCATTCGCCTTGCTCGCCGCCCCCGCCTTCGCGCAAGACGGCTGGCATTCGCTGTTTGACGGCAAGTCGTTAGACGGTTGGAAGTTCTCAGATAAAGAGGGTTCGTTTAAAGTCGAAGACGGCGCCATCGTGGTCAACGGTTTACGTTCGCACTTGTTTTACGTCGGAGACGTTGAAAAACACAATTTCAAGAATTTTGAACTCAAAGCCAAGGTCATGACCTTCGCCAGCGCCAATTCGGGCATCTACTTCCACACCGAATTTCAACAAGACGGCTGGCCCAGCAAAGGCTTCGAGTCGCAGATCAATAACTCGATGAAAAAAGAGCCGCGCATGACCGGCAGCCTCTATCAGGTTGACGACGTGAATACCGACAAGTTGAAAGAACTCGGCGCCAAAGATGAAGTCTGGTTTGATTACTATATTAAGGTGCAGGGCGACAACGTCTTGATTAAGATCAACGATAAGGTCGCAGTCAATTGGACGCAGCCCAAAGGCTTCGGTGGTCCCGACGGCAGCACCGGGCGCGTACTTTCCAGCGGAACCTTCGCCATCCAGGCGCACGACCCCGGCAGCAAGGTGCTTGTCAAAGACATCATGGTCAAACCGCTGAAGTAA